In Bactrocera oleae isolate idBacOlea1 chromosome 3, idBacOlea1, whole genome shotgun sequence, a genomic segment contains:
- the LOC106619869 gene encoding zinc finger CCCH-type with G patch domain-containing protein isoform X1, protein MDINISEYESQVMLQIVEESLLAAENHEERLALNGLKADLLDLIELTKQTNAEESSNNNDGYNLNEELERFKSEMAQLDNVESNVQEVTEENIDEQLNKLRVKLEDMVGQKCTAPHQHTWGAISYHNAIVCGIEDRANMDSNGQLKARLRVLFTNPTHREMLPCSFYLEGDCRFDDAQCHYSHGELIDAENLGEYTEPNFTRLARNCVVLAKLPDRLWYKGRVLCANFVEQLCRVRLDKKDNKRERDFSFEDLLPIFHDDDLSSGSSSESCAELGELEDIKNIKQAHLPEQSLFELKPTQPLGEWEKHTRGIASKIMAKMGYVHGTGLGSNGSGIVIPVTAQILPQGCSLDHCMELRKASDGDKDFFSIEKKLQRQKKNQENINAKTYERELQRTDVFSFINDNILGGGSEIRKATKNKSLSNETTKSLNVASVRVADDIRRKEREIAKLRQSMDRNSVGSNLYKRSQQQLQIKAQELKALQKEENILFKEQASRKTKDKLCIF, encoded by the exons ATGGATATAAATATCAGCGAATATGAATCACAGGTAATG CTTCAGATTGTGGAAGAGTCCTTATTAGCTGCTGAAAATCACGAAGAACGTCTTGCACTCAATGGTCTAAAAGCAGATCTTTTAGATCTTATTGAATTAACAAAACAGACAAATGCAGAGGAATCCTCTAATAACAACGATGGATATAACTTAAATGAAGAACTAGAGCGTTTTAAGAGTGAAATGGCACAATTAGATAACGTTGAAAGCAATGTCCAAGAAGTTACCGAAGAAAATATTGATGAACAGTTAAATAAGCTTAGA GTAAAACTAGAAGATATGGTTGGTCAGAAGTGTACTGCACCCCATCAGCATACCTGGGGTGCAATTAGTTACCATAATGCCATTGTCTGTGGAATTGAAGATAGGGCAAATATGGATAGTAATGGTCAATTAAAAGCTCGATTACGAGTTTTGTTTACTAATCCTACTCATCGTGAAATGTTGCCATGTTCATTTTACCTTGAAGGAGACTGCCGATTTGACGATGCACAGTGTCACTATTCCCATGGCGAACTTATAGATGCTGAAAACTTAGGTGAATATACTGAGCCAAATTTTACACGACTTGCTCGCAATTGCGTTGTGCTTGCAAAATTGCCAGATCGCCTTTGGTATAAAGGTCGTGTACTTTGCGCGAATTTTGTAGAGCAATTATGCCGTGTTCGTCTTGATAAGAAGGATAATAAACGAGAAAGagatttttcatttgaagatttGCTACCAATATTTCATG ATGATGATTTATCTAGCGGAAGCTCGAGCGAATCTTGTGCCGAATTGGGAGAATTAGAAGAtatcaaaaacataaaacaagcaCATTTACCAGAACAAAGCTTGTTTGAACTTAAACCAACACAACCACTTGGCGAGTGGGAAAAACACACTCGG GGTATCGCATCGAAAATAATGGCGAAAATGGGATATGTTCACGGTACTGGATTAGGATCAAACGGAAGTGGTATTGTCATACCTGTTACAGCACAAATATTACCCCAAGGCTGCTCACTTGATCATTGTATGGAGTTACGCAAAGCATCTGATGGAGATAAAGACTTTTTCAGTATAGAGAAAAAACTACAGCGTCAAAAGAAAAATCAGGAAAACATTAATGCGAAAACATATGAACGAGAATTACAGCGTACAgatgtattttcatttattaatgataatattttgggtGGAGGATCTGAAATAAGGAAagcaactaaaaataaatcactAAGTAACGAAACTACGAAATCGTTAAATGTAGCAAGTGTACGCGTTGCAGACGACATACGACGGAAAGAGCGAGAAATTGCGAAGTTACGTCAATCGATGGATCGTAACTCTGTCGGCTCAAACTTATACAAACGGTctcaacaacaattacaaattaAAGCTCAGGAATTAAAAGCATTACAAAAAGAGGAAAATATTCTATTTAAGGAACAAGCATCAAGAAAAACGAAAGATAAACTATGCATATTTTGA
- the LOC106619869 gene encoding zinc finger CCCH-type with G patch domain-containing protein isoform X2: MDINISEYESQLQIVEESLLAAENHEERLALNGLKADLLDLIELTKQTNAEESSNNNDGYNLNEELERFKSEMAQLDNVESNVQEVTEENIDEQLNKLRVKLEDMVGQKCTAPHQHTWGAISYHNAIVCGIEDRANMDSNGQLKARLRVLFTNPTHREMLPCSFYLEGDCRFDDAQCHYSHGELIDAENLGEYTEPNFTRLARNCVVLAKLPDRLWYKGRVLCANFVEQLCRVRLDKKDNKRERDFSFEDLLPIFHDDDLSSGSSSESCAELGELEDIKNIKQAHLPEQSLFELKPTQPLGEWEKHTRGIASKIMAKMGYVHGTGLGSNGSGIVIPVTAQILPQGCSLDHCMELRKASDGDKDFFSIEKKLQRQKKNQENINAKTYERELQRTDVFSFINDNILGGGSEIRKATKNKSLSNETTKSLNVASVRVADDIRRKEREIAKLRQSMDRNSVGSNLYKRSQQQLQIKAQELKALQKEENILFKEQASRKTKDKLCIF, from the exons ATGGATATAAATATCAGCGAATATGAATCACAG CTTCAGATTGTGGAAGAGTCCTTATTAGCTGCTGAAAATCACGAAGAACGTCTTGCACTCAATGGTCTAAAAGCAGATCTTTTAGATCTTATTGAATTAACAAAACAGACAAATGCAGAGGAATCCTCTAATAACAACGATGGATATAACTTAAATGAAGAACTAGAGCGTTTTAAGAGTGAAATGGCACAATTAGATAACGTTGAAAGCAATGTCCAAGAAGTTACCGAAGAAAATATTGATGAACAGTTAAATAAGCTTAGA GTAAAACTAGAAGATATGGTTGGTCAGAAGTGTACTGCACCCCATCAGCATACCTGGGGTGCAATTAGTTACCATAATGCCATTGTCTGTGGAATTGAAGATAGGGCAAATATGGATAGTAATGGTCAATTAAAAGCTCGATTACGAGTTTTGTTTACTAATCCTACTCATCGTGAAATGTTGCCATGTTCATTTTACCTTGAAGGAGACTGCCGATTTGACGATGCACAGTGTCACTATTCCCATGGCGAACTTATAGATGCTGAAAACTTAGGTGAATATACTGAGCCAAATTTTACACGACTTGCTCGCAATTGCGTTGTGCTTGCAAAATTGCCAGATCGCCTTTGGTATAAAGGTCGTGTACTTTGCGCGAATTTTGTAGAGCAATTATGCCGTGTTCGTCTTGATAAGAAGGATAATAAACGAGAAAGagatttttcatttgaagatttGCTACCAATATTTCATG ATGATGATTTATCTAGCGGAAGCTCGAGCGAATCTTGTGCCGAATTGGGAGAATTAGAAGAtatcaaaaacataaaacaagcaCATTTACCAGAACAAAGCTTGTTTGAACTTAAACCAACACAACCACTTGGCGAGTGGGAAAAACACACTCGG GGTATCGCATCGAAAATAATGGCGAAAATGGGATATGTTCACGGTACTGGATTAGGATCAAACGGAAGTGGTATTGTCATACCTGTTACAGCACAAATATTACCCCAAGGCTGCTCACTTGATCATTGTATGGAGTTACGCAAAGCATCTGATGGAGATAAAGACTTTTTCAGTATAGAGAAAAAACTACAGCGTCAAAAGAAAAATCAGGAAAACATTAATGCGAAAACATATGAACGAGAATTACAGCGTACAgatgtattttcatttattaatgataatattttgggtGGAGGATCTGAAATAAGGAAagcaactaaaaataaatcactAAGTAACGAAACTACGAAATCGTTAAATGTAGCAAGTGTACGCGTTGCAGACGACATACGACGGAAAGAGCGAGAAATTGCGAAGTTACGTCAATCGATGGATCGTAACTCTGTCGGCTCAAACTTATACAAACGGTctcaacaacaattacaaattaAAGCTCAGGAATTAAAAGCATTACAAAAAGAGGAAAATATTCTATTTAAGGAACAAGCATCAAGAAAAACGAAAGATAAACTATGCATATTTTGA
- the LOC106619869 gene encoding zinc finger CCCH-type with G patch domain-containing protein isoform X3 → MAQLDNVESNVQEVTEENIDEQLNKLRVKLEDMVGQKCTAPHQHTWGAISYHNAIVCGIEDRANMDSNGQLKARLRVLFTNPTHREMLPCSFYLEGDCRFDDAQCHYSHGELIDAENLGEYTEPNFTRLARNCVVLAKLPDRLWYKGRVLCANFVEQLCRVRLDKKDNKRERDFSFEDLLPIFHDDDLSSGSSSESCAELGELEDIKNIKQAHLPEQSLFELKPTQPLGEWEKHTRGIASKIMAKMGYVHGTGLGSNGSGIVIPVTAQILPQGCSLDHCMELRKASDGDKDFFSIEKKLQRQKKNQENINAKTYERELQRTDVFSFINDNILGGGSEIRKATKNKSLSNETTKSLNVASVRVADDIRRKEREIAKLRQSMDRNSVGSNLYKRSQQQLQIKAQELKALQKEENILFKEQASRKTKDKLCIF, encoded by the exons ATGGCACAATTAGATAACGTTGAAAGCAATGTCCAAGAAGTTACCGAAGAAAATATTGATGAACAGTTAAATAAGCTTAGA GTAAAACTAGAAGATATGGTTGGTCAGAAGTGTACTGCACCCCATCAGCATACCTGGGGTGCAATTAGTTACCATAATGCCATTGTCTGTGGAATTGAAGATAGGGCAAATATGGATAGTAATGGTCAATTAAAAGCTCGATTACGAGTTTTGTTTACTAATCCTACTCATCGTGAAATGTTGCCATGTTCATTTTACCTTGAAGGAGACTGCCGATTTGACGATGCACAGTGTCACTATTCCCATGGCGAACTTATAGATGCTGAAAACTTAGGTGAATATACTGAGCCAAATTTTACACGACTTGCTCGCAATTGCGTTGTGCTTGCAAAATTGCCAGATCGCCTTTGGTATAAAGGTCGTGTACTTTGCGCGAATTTTGTAGAGCAATTATGCCGTGTTCGTCTTGATAAGAAGGATAATAAACGAGAAAGagatttttcatttgaagatttGCTACCAATATTTCATG ATGATGATTTATCTAGCGGAAGCTCGAGCGAATCTTGTGCCGAATTGGGAGAATTAGAAGAtatcaaaaacataaaacaagcaCATTTACCAGAACAAAGCTTGTTTGAACTTAAACCAACACAACCACTTGGCGAGTGGGAAAAACACACTCGG GGTATCGCATCGAAAATAATGGCGAAAATGGGATATGTTCACGGTACTGGATTAGGATCAAACGGAAGTGGTATTGTCATACCTGTTACAGCACAAATATTACCCCAAGGCTGCTCACTTGATCATTGTATGGAGTTACGCAAAGCATCTGATGGAGATAAAGACTTTTTCAGTATAGAGAAAAAACTACAGCGTCAAAAGAAAAATCAGGAAAACATTAATGCGAAAACATATGAACGAGAATTACAGCGTACAgatgtattttcatttattaatgataatattttgggtGGAGGATCTGAAATAAGGAAagcaactaaaaataaatcactAAGTAACGAAACTACGAAATCGTTAAATGTAGCAAGTGTACGCGTTGCAGACGACATACGACGGAAAGAGCGAGAAATTGCGAAGTTACGTCAATCGATGGATCGTAACTCTGTCGGCTCAAACTTATACAAACGGTctcaacaacaattacaaattaAAGCTCAGGAATTAAAAGCATTACAAAAAGAGGAAAATATTCTATTTAAGGAACAAGCATCAAGAAAAACGAAAGATAAACTATGCATATTTTGA